In the genome of Planifilum fimeticola, one region contains:
- a CDS encoding DUF1811 family protein — translation MRLFSDMNREELRREIERLEREMRQARQNGLVSELEILRQRINLAKSYLTDPERIRPGLSYEVEGSDKPFFVEYLRGVMAWGHWEGETESVALPIGILKPVEPSD, via the coding sequence ATGCGCCTTTTCAGCGATATGAATCGGGAGGAACTCCGGCGGGAGATCGAGCGGCTCGAAAGGGAAATGCGACAGGCCAGGCAAAACGGCCTCGTCAGCGAACTGGAGATCCTCCGCCAACGGATCAACTTGGCCAAATCGTATCTGACCGATCCCGAGCGGATCCGACCCGGCTTGAGTTACGAGGTCGAAGGATCCGATAAACCCTTTTTCGTGGAATATCTCAGGGGTGTCATGGCCTGGGGGCACTGGGAAGGGGAAACGGAATCCGTCGCGCTTCCGATCGGTATCTTGAAACCTGTGGAGCCGTCGGATTGA
- a CDS encoding FHIPEP family type III secretion protein has product MADWSLSDAYTDQKADTIGLEIGPTLYEYLMKESDFATTIQNLRKSVLQERGVYLPAVRIKTGSAEEPNRYIIRIRGRRVADGDLYPPLRFSERHVSDRPAIHPMKRIEGYWTENEGETAREIITAHLRHVLHSRVDELFTYELAVRWLKQARSHIPELVDELKERGMTPGLLWSVVKILLRDRVPIHPFEELLENILDYYISHPPQGYAPPGWTHPHPESIAKFIAEKRKRRIPAKKDTGNVIGFVK; this is encoded by the coding sequence ATGGCAGACTGGAGCCTGTCCGATGCCTATACAGATCAAAAAGCGGATACCATCGGGCTGGAGATCGGGCCGACCCTGTATGAATATTTGATGAAAGAATCCGACTTCGCCACGACGATCCAGAACCTGCGGAAATCGGTTCTCCAGGAACGAGGCGTCTACCTGCCTGCCGTCCGAATCAAAACCGGTTCTGCCGAGGAACCCAACCGTTACATCATCCGCATCCGGGGAAGGCGCGTGGCCGACGGCGACTTGTATCCGCCGCTCCGCTTTTCCGAACGGCACGTCTCCGATCGCCCCGCCATCCACCCGATGAAACGGATCGAAGGATATTGGACCGAAAATGAAGGGGAAACGGCCCGGGAGATCATCACCGCCCACCTGCGCCACGTCCTCCACTCCCGGGTGGATGAGCTGTTCACCTACGAGTTGGCGGTCCGCTGGCTGAAACAGGCGCGGTCCCACATCCCCGAACTGGTCGATGAACTGAAGGAACGGGGGATGACGCCGGGTCTCCTCTGGTCGGTGGTCAAAATCCTGCTCCGGGATCGGGTCCCCATCCACCCCTTCGAGGAGCTTCTGGAAAACATCCTGGATTATTACATTTCCCACCCCCCTCAAGGGTATGCGCCGCCGGGATGGACGCATCCCCATCCCGAGTCCATCGCCAAATTTATCGCCGAAAAGCGGAAGCGGCGCATTCCGGCGAAAAAGGACACCGGCAACGTGATCGGTTTCGTCAAATGA
- a CDS encoding ATP-binding protein, whose translation MKRKRLEVPALFRSGNLMVTKDGRGQAFYRVPQVNYEFLSSSEKRGLRDHLANFLNEFPHTLTWWQVPVPHSPLDVLEEGRPQVPADRIKAWEENIRSTAEAIREMVPYRHPLYLAIDLEPVTGNLGEEIARNVYEIIRDPMALIDDIIGGEPYRLPWSEWKRFEQAEEEIFQRLRQEFHAGIERCSESEVLWLIERCGCRGTNPPYQEEPMELVVQDGHIYTSRADLERGLHDVVLDFGKQLGMVKWTKEFPDGQKSGWFSHLTLSWLPWGLRFPGGAEIFQQVRELDFPVELMVRTVPIPHEQALSQLQNVFQYITGQIQHVKESTREGDSDSEDLTDFERDLERKDTNQELRQKVKEEQIPLFRAQMIFTVWGDTPKMVRERRRKLIQAMKEIDLRLEVPIVKQKTLYCYTLPGSTEIDSFYFVRPTAEFIASFMPIGCSEVGDPSGTFVGITVPSGSRHGERAVGCSPAYLDESRARNQLSLTSSMLIMGTLGRGKSMLANWLIYNRLMRGVRQFVFEPKDEKWAWAFELPELRPLMNLVSLSTSVRDKGKLDPLLALGKDPRLREDVNERQYVADFALTLLLYLAGEPDTSLAGQAIGYAVDETLKSDDHPTMMRVIHYLEAFLRGEVRFPINREAARSEVDRVASFLKRQATRTKAQLLFGSGEEDPVDLSSPLTIVQMQELQFPDPSRPDYRQNMAVFTCIADLGRRFVNRPGSAKSVTFEEGHKLRDEKVGQMTYRELIRTCRSKDADVVMIVHNTRDLRIDPSAKLREGEDGGEEIRSNMGNRCIFRVSDESEAASACEILGIEPTERNLSEIMNLDAGEWIMRDVEQRVAKVKFDLRRVNPRLFRAFDTRPEAVAERERKYGHLRNLPLEEAYRLLDEETKGAAG comes from the coding sequence GTGAAACGGAAACGGCTTGAGGTGCCCGCTCTCTTTCGTTCCGGCAACCTGATGGTCACCAAAGACGGGAGGGGTCAGGCCTTTTATCGGGTGCCGCAGGTAAACTACGAGTTTCTCTCCTCCTCGGAAAAGCGGGGATTGCGTGATCATCTGGCCAACTTCCTCAATGAATTTCCTCACACCCTGACCTGGTGGCAGGTCCCCGTCCCCCATTCCCCCCTGGACGTGTTGGAAGAGGGACGGCCTCAGGTTCCCGCCGACCGGATCAAGGCGTGGGAGGAAAACATCCGGTCCACGGCGGAGGCGATCCGGGAGATGGTTCCCTACCGGCACCCCCTCTATCTCGCCATCGACTTGGAACCGGTCACCGGGAACCTGGGAGAGGAAATCGCCCGCAACGTCTATGAGATCATCCGGGATCCCATGGCGCTCATCGATGACATCATCGGCGGCGAACCCTATCGCCTTCCCTGGAGCGAGTGGAAGCGCTTCGAACAGGCGGAGGAGGAGATCTTCCAGCGCCTCCGGCAGGAATTCCACGCCGGCATCGAGCGCTGCAGCGAAAGCGAAGTGCTTTGGCTGATCGAGCGCTGCGGCTGCCGCGGCACAAACCCTCCCTACCAGGAGGAACCGATGGAGCTGGTGGTGCAGGATGGCCACATCTACACCTCCCGGGCCGATCTGGAACGGGGGCTCCACGACGTCGTCCTGGACTTCGGAAAGCAGTTGGGCATGGTCAAGTGGACCAAGGAGTTCCCCGACGGCCAGAAAAGCGGCTGGTTTTCCCATCTTACCCTTTCCTGGCTGCCCTGGGGGCTCCGCTTTCCCGGCGGGGCGGAAATCTTTCAGCAGGTCCGGGAGCTGGACTTTCCCGTTGAACTGATGGTGCGGACCGTTCCGATCCCCCACGAGCAAGCCCTGTCCCAGCTGCAGAACGTCTTCCAGTACATCACCGGACAAATCCAACACGTCAAAGAATCAACCCGGGAAGGGGATTCCGACTCCGAGGACCTGACGGACTTCGAGCGGGACCTGGAGAGAAAGGACACCAACCAGGAGCTCCGGCAAAAGGTGAAGGAGGAACAGATCCCCCTGTTCCGGGCCCAGATGATTTTCACCGTGTGGGGAGACACCCCGAAGATGGTCCGGGAGCGCCGCCGGAAGCTGATCCAGGCGATGAAGGAGATCGATCTCCGGCTGGAGGTGCCGATCGTCAAGCAGAAGACCCTATACTGCTACACCCTTCCGGGATCGACGGAGATCGACTCCTTTTACTTCGTCCGTCCCACCGCCGAATTCATCGCCTCCTTCATGCCCATCGGCTGCAGCGAGGTGGGAGATCCCTCCGGCACCTTCGTCGGAATCACCGTCCCCTCGGGCAGCCGGCACGGGGAGCGCGCCGTCGGATGTTCTCCCGCCTATCTGGACGAATCCCGGGCGCGAAACCAGCTCTCCCTCACCTCCTCCATGCTGATCATGGGAACGCTGGGCCGGGGCAAATCGATGCTGGCCAACTGGCTCATCTACAATCGGCTGATGCGGGGGGTGAGACAGTTCGTCTTTGAGCCGAAGGACGAAAAGTGGGCCTGGGCCTTTGAGCTGCCGGAACTGCGCCCCCTGATGAACCTGGTTTCCTTGAGCACCTCCGTCCGGGACAAGGGGAAGCTGGACCCGCTGCTCGCCCTCGGCAAGGACCCCCGGCTGAGGGAGGACGTAAACGAACGGCAATACGTGGCCGATTTTGCCCTCACCCTGCTCCTCTACCTGGCGGGGGAACCGGACACCAGCCTGGCGGGACAGGCGATCGGCTACGCCGTCGACGAAACCCTGAAAAGCGACGACCACCCGACCATGATGCGGGTCATCCATTACCTGGAGGCCTTCCTCCGGGGAGAAGTCCGCTTCCCCATCAATCGGGAAGCCGCCCGCAGCGAAGTGGACCGGGTGGCATCCTTTCTGAAGCGGCAAGCCACCCGGACCAAGGCGCAACTCCTGTTCGGCAGCGGGGAGGAAGATCCCGTCGACCTTTCCTCTCCCCTGACGATCGTCCAGATGCAGGAGTTGCAGTTCCCCGACCCCAGCCGCCCCGACTACCGGCAAAACATGGCCGTCTTCACCTGCATCGCCGATCTGGGACGGCGCTTCGTCAACCGTCCGGGAAGCGCCAAATCGGTTACCTTCGAGGAAGGACACAAACTGCGGGATGAAAAGGTGGGCCAGATGACCTACCGGGAGCTGATCCGCACCTGTCGGAGCAAGGACGCCGACGTGGTGATGATCGTCCACAACACGCGGGACCTGCGGATCGACCCCTCGGCCAAATTGCGGGAAGGGGAGGACGGCGGGGAAGAAATCCGCTCCAACATGGGAAACCGCTGCATCTTCCGGGTGAGCGACGAATCGGAAGCGGCATCGGCCTGTGAGATCCTCGGCATCGAACCGACGGAGCGGAACTTGTCCGAAATCATGAACCTGGACGCCGGAGAATGGATCATGCGGGACGTCGAACAGCGGGTGGCCAAGGTGAAGTTTGACCTGCGCCGGGTCAACCCCCGCCTCTTCCGCGCCTTCGACACCCGCCCCGAAGCCGTGGCGGAGCGGGAGCGAAAATACGGACACCTGCGCAATCTTCCCCTGGAAGAGGCGTACCGGCTGCTGGATGAAGAGACGAAGGGAGCGGCGGGATAA
- a CDS encoding Gfo/Idh/MocA family protein produces the protein MNIGIVGCGNISGVYLENLLRFDGVEVVACADLDAERAREKAARYGIPVACGVEELLDNPEVDLVLNLTPPRAHAAISLAALEAGKHVYSEKPLAVDPADGRRILSLAKQKNLRVGCAPDTFFGAGLSTCRRLLREGAIGRPVGAAAFMMSRGPERWHPNPDFFYEKGGGPMFDMGPYYLTALAILLGPVRRVTGSASISFPEREAIGPGDRPRRFSVHVPTHVAGVLDFASGAVGTIITSFDVWSSTLPHIEIYGEKGTLVVPDPNRFDGVIRLRGKDDRNWREIPAEGPYRENSRGVGLADMVRAIRENRPHRASGELALHVLDIMHELHQSSRSGTHREIGSGSVFAWEGEDDPLP, from the coding sequence ATGAACATCGGCATCGTGGGGTGCGGCAACATCAGCGGGGTTTATCTGGAAAACCTCCTCCGGTTCGACGGTGTGGAGGTGGTGGCCTGTGCGGATCTGGACGCGGAGCGGGCCCGGGAAAAGGCCGCCCGTTACGGGATTCCCGTCGCCTGTGGCGTGGAGGAATTGCTCGACAACCCGGAGGTGGATCTGGTTTTGAATCTGACGCCTCCCCGGGCCCACGCCGCCATCAGTCTGGCGGCGCTGGAGGCGGGGAAACACGTCTATTCGGAAAAACCCCTGGCGGTGGATCCGGCGGACGGGCGCCGCATCCTTTCCCTGGCGAAACAGAAAAACCTGCGCGTCGGATGTGCGCCGGACACCTTTTTCGGGGCGGGACTTTCGACGTGTCGGAGGCTGCTTCGGGAGGGAGCGATCGGCCGGCCGGTGGGCGCCGCTGCCTTCATGATGAGCCGCGGCCCGGAGCGCTGGCATCCCAACCCCGATTTCTTCTATGAGAAGGGGGGAGGGCCGATGTTCGACATGGGGCCGTACTATCTGACCGCCCTGGCGATTCTCCTGGGTCCCGTCCGCCGGGTCACGGGTTCCGCTTCCATCTCCTTTCCCGAACGGGAGGCGATCGGCCCGGGAGACAGGCCGCGTAGATTTTCCGTCCACGTTCCCACCCACGTGGCGGGAGTGCTCGATTTTGCCAGCGGGGCGGTGGGAACGATCATCACCAGCTTCGACGTGTGGAGCTCCACCCTGCCCCATATCGAGATTTACGGGGAGAAGGGAACACTGGTGGTGCCCGATCCCAATCGGTTCGACGGCGTGATCCGCCTTCGGGGGAAAGACGACCGGAATTGGCGGGAGATACCGGCGGAGGGGCCGTACCGGGAGAACAGCCGGGGGGTCGGTCTGGCCGACATGGTCCGGGCGATCCGGGAGAACCGTCCCCATCGAGCCAGCGGGGAGCTCGCGCTCCATGTGCTCGACATCATGCACGAATTGCATCAATCCTCCCGGAGCGGGACGCACCGGGAGATCGGCTCCGGTTCCGTTTTCGCCTGGGAAGGGGAGGATGATCCTTTGCCTTAG
- a CDS encoding 4-hydroxy-3-methylbut-2-enyl diphosphate reductase, with product MEVVKITPRGYCYGVVDAMVLAQQVAKDSSLPRPIYILGMIVHNSHVVEAFKREGIITLDGENRLELLEKVDKGTVIFTAHGVSPEVRRRAQEKGLTVVDATCPDVTRTHELIREKVSKGYEVVYIGKSGHPEPEGAMGVAPGRVHLVEKEEDVDALDLKADKILVTNQTTMSKWDTEHLMKMVKEKYPQAEIYNEICLATQLRQEAVANQARGTDLVIVVGDPRSNNSNRLAQVAREIAGVDAYRVADVTEIDPEWLKGKKKVGVTAGASTPTPITREVIQYLEQFDENDPSTWKAKRTVDQSRLLPPVRQKKA from the coding sequence ATGGAAGTGGTCAAAATCACCCCGAGGGGTTATTGTTACGGCGTTGTCGATGCGATGGTGCTCGCGCAGCAGGTGGCGAAGGATTCCAGCCTGCCGCGGCCCATCTACATCTTGGGAATGATCGTGCATAATTCCCACGTGGTGGAAGCGTTCAAGAGGGAAGGCATCATCACTCTGGACGGGGAGAACCGCCTGGAGCTGCTGGAGAAGGTGGACAAGGGGACGGTGATTTTCACCGCCCACGGGGTTTCGCCGGAAGTGCGTCGCCGCGCGCAGGAAAAGGGACTGACGGTCGTCGACGCCACCTGTCCCGATGTGACCCGAACCCACGAATTGATCCGGGAGAAAGTGTCCAAGGGGTATGAGGTGGTCTACATCGGCAAGAGCGGCCATCCGGAGCCGGAGGGCGCGATGGGGGTGGCTCCGGGCCGGGTCCACCTGGTGGAGAAGGAAGAAGACGTGGATGCCCTCGACCTGAAGGCCGACAAGATCCTGGTCACCAATCAGACCACCATGAGCAAATGGGATACCGAGCATTTGATGAAAATGGTCAAGGAAAAATATCCCCAGGCGGAGATCTACAATGAGATCTGCCTGGCGACCCAGCTGCGGCAGGAAGCCGTGGCCAATCAGGCCCGGGGAACGGATTTGGTGATCGTGGTCGGTGATCCCCGCAGCAACAACTCCAACCGGCTGGCCCAGGTGGCGAGGGAGATCGCCGGCGTCGACGCCTACCGGGTGGCCGACGTGACGGAGATCGATCCTGAGTGGCTGAAGGGGAAGAAAAAGGTGGGCGTGACCGCCGGGGCTTCCACCCCGACTCCGATCACCCGGGAAGTGATTCAGTATCTGGAGCAGTTTGACGAGAACGATCCTTCCACCTGGAAGGCGAAACGGACGGTGGATCAGAGCCGCCTGCTTCCCCCCGTCCGGCAGAAGAAGGCTTGA
- a CDS encoding conjugal transfer protein: MYWRRVRMIVITAILLFLAAKGAYDILHPPRAPAATDNANAKDAPVIPESRKGAENYAVYFTHFWLTGNLEEAKKFAAAGFDPPPFGNPRKVENIIAWDMRSLGEEKVTVTVRALLDEGQIVYLSVPVTVRQNRFGVIGLPTFVPEPTPAEAPKEKSLPQVTDSSTTRAARSLVDSFFRQYTKGTPQDLALLFSDSQPRRVLSPSLKAEYEGLERIEVSQSESDQLHIVARVRLTIDGEAVPQSFEFQAEKSGNRWLIKKTIPEIPRE, encoded by the coding sequence GTGTACTGGCGAAGGGTGCGGATGATCGTGATCACGGCGATCCTCCTCTTCCTCGCAGCCAAGGGAGCCTACGACATTCTCCACCCGCCCCGGGCCCCTGCCGCAACGGACAACGCCAATGCCAAAGACGCGCCCGTCATTCCGGAGAGCCGCAAGGGAGCGGAAAACTACGCCGTCTATTTCACCCACTTCTGGTTGACGGGCAATCTGGAAGAGGCGAAAAAATTTGCCGCGGCGGGCTTCGATCCGCCACCCTTCGGAAACCCCCGGAAGGTGGAAAACATCATCGCCTGGGACATGAGGTCATTGGGAGAAGAAAAAGTGACCGTCACCGTTCGCGCCCTCCTGGACGAGGGTCAGATCGTCTACCTGTCGGTTCCGGTCACTGTCCGTCAAAACCGGTTCGGGGTGATCGGTCTGCCGACCTTCGTTCCCGAACCGACGCCGGCGGAGGCTCCGAAGGAAAAATCTCTCCCGCAGGTGACGGATTCGTCCACCACCCGGGCGGCCCGTTCCCTGGTCGATTCTTTCTTCCGGCAGTACACCAAGGGAACTCCCCAGGACTTGGCCTTGCTCTTCAGCGACAGCCAGCCGCGTCGGGTGTTGTCCCCGTCGCTCAAGGCCGAGTACGAGGGACTGGAAAGGATTGAAGTCAGCCAGTCGGAGAGCGATCAGCTGCACATCGTCGCCCGGGTCCGGCTGACGATCGACGGAGAGGCGGTTCCTCAAAGCTTTGAATTCCAAGCAGAGAAAAGCGGAAACCGCTGGTTGATCAAAAAGACCATTCCGGAAATCCCGCGGGAGTAA
- a CDS encoding L,D-transpeptidase yields the protein MPRIVVSLSQRRLYLFEGNRLIRSYPVGIGRITSQTPTGRYTIINKVPYPYSWPGGPLSAYGTLWMGLSRPGYGIHGTDRPDSIGQMVSRGCIRMHNQDVEDLGRRVGIGTEVIIQEGPVTVSGGRDYSFAGTV from the coding sequence ATGCCCCGCATCGTCGTTTCTCTTTCCCAACGACGCCTTTATCTGTTTGAGGGAAACCGCCTGATCCGCTCCTACCCCGTCGGCATCGGCCGGATCACCTCCCAAACCCCTACGGGCAGGTACACCATCATCAACAAGGTGCCCTACCCCTACTCCTGGCCCGGTGGCCCCTTGAGCGCCTACGGAACCCTGTGGATGGGGCTGAGCCGCCCCGGATACGGAATCCACGGGACCGATCGGCCGGACTCCATCGGACAGATGGTCTCCAGGGGATGCATCCGCATGCACAACCAAGATGTGGAGGATTTGGGAAGACGGGTGGGCATCGGCACGGAAGTGATCATCCAGGAAGGGCCCGTAACCGTTTCCGGCGGGAGAGACTACTCCTTTGCAGGCACCGTCTGA
- a CDS encoding ThuA domain-containing protein yields the protein MEKEKVLIFQGGWPGHRPEEVARMLKEWLTDEGMDVEVADTLDCLLDGEKLLETDLVVPNWTMGRIGGEALRNLTEAVERGTGLAGLHGGMGDAFREATEFQYMVGGQFVAHPGGDSVAYRVRIAERHHPITEGISDFDVVSELYYMHVDPAIRVLAETTAHNGVAMPVAWVKSHGEGRVFYCSLGHAPDVLRIEEVKTMVVRGMKWASRKGKERSG from the coding sequence ATGGAGAAGGAAAAGGTTCTGATCTTTCAGGGAGGCTGGCCGGGGCACCGTCCGGAGGAAGTGGCCCGTATGCTGAAGGAATGGCTGACCGACGAGGGGATGGATGTGGAAGTGGCGGACACCCTGGACTGCCTGCTGGATGGAGAAAAGCTTCTGGAAACGGATCTCGTCGTTCCCAACTGGACCATGGGCCGCATCGGGGGTGAAGCGCTGCGAAATCTGACGGAGGCCGTGGAGCGGGGGACCGGTCTGGCCGGCCTCCACGGGGGCATGGGGGATGCCTTCCGGGAAGCGACTGAATTTCAGTACATGGTGGGGGGGCAGTTTGTCGCTCATCCGGGAGGGGATTCCGTCGCCTATCGGGTGCGCATCGCGGAACGCCACCACCCGATCACTGAAGGGATTTCCGATTTTGACGTGGTTTCCGAACTGTATTACATGCATGTCGATCCGGCCATCCGGGTGCTGGCGGAAACGACGGCCCACAACGGAGTCGCGATGCCGGTGGCCTGGGTCAAATCCCACGGGGAGGGCCGGGTTTTTTATTGCTCCCTCGGTCACGCCCCGGACGTTCTGCGCATCGAGGAAGTGAAAACCATGGTGGTCCGGGGAATGAAGTGGGCTTCCCGGAAGGGAAAGGAGCGGAGCGGATGA
- a CDS encoding 5-formyltetrahydrofolate cyclo-ligase produces the protein MRLNVWKAMEEARVGRFPLPLVGRIPNFQGAEQAAHRVTGLEAYRKAKTVKVNPDSPQLPLRAQVLKDGKTLLVPTPRLKAGFVQVRPEWVPPGEERRAASLSRLREYGRELSLSDLPPVDLIVVGSVAVHRDGRRLGKGEGYADREYAILRELGNPPVPVITTVHSIQVVEEEIPFEPFDLAVDWIVTERDAIATRTPYPKPTGIDWERVTNDELKAMPVLEEIRSLSLSDRPDSG, from the coding sequence ATACGGCTGAACGTTTGGAAGGCGATGGAAGAGGCCCGGGTCGGCCGCTTTCCCCTTCCCTTGGTCGGCCGCATTCCCAATTTTCAGGGCGCGGAACAGGCGGCCCACCGGGTCACGGGGCTGGAAGCCTACCGAAAGGCGAAAACGGTGAAAGTAAATCCGGATTCGCCCCAGCTCCCCCTTCGCGCCCAGGTGCTGAAAGACGGAAAAACCCTCCTGGTCCCCACGCCCCGGCTGAAGGCCGGTTTCGTCCAGGTGCGTCCGGAATGGGTTCCCCCCGGTGAAGAGCGGCGAGCGGCCAGCCTCTCCCGCCTTCGGGAATACGGGCGGGAGCTGTCCCTGTCGGACCTCCCGCCCGTCGACTTGATCGTGGTCGGCTCCGTCGCCGTGCACCGGGACGGGCGGCGGCTGGGAAAGGGAGAAGGGTACGCCGACCGGGAATATGCCATCCTGCGGGAATTGGGCAATCCCCCCGTTCCCGTGATCACCACCGTCCATTCCATCCAGGTGGTGGAGGAGGAGATTCCCTTCGAACCCTTCGACCTCGCCGTCGATTGGATCGTGACCGAGCGGGACGCGATCGCCACCCGAACTCCTTATCCCAAACCGACCGGGATCGATTGGGAGCGGGTCACCAACGACGAATTGAAGGCAATGCCGGTCCTCGAGGAGATCCGGTCGCTCAGCCTTTCAGACAGGCCGGATTCCGGCTGA
- a CDS encoding class D sortase, with product MKRHVFTLITLAGLGLFSFGLWEVWQLWNMDREIAPVSASPQTSKPSAPSAAPPPEKDSPDWVVYDRHPKRGQVFGKLIIPRIDAEFPLVEGTKEPQLRKGIGHAETSVLPGEPDTSVIGGHRETRLRQIGELEKGDSIYVETEAGRFTFRVTRSWIADKSYTVESNGKGQAKLLLVTCYPFHYVGNAPKRYLVEAKLTRITPNS from the coding sequence GTGAAGCGGCATGTCTTTACCCTCATCACCCTGGCGGGTTTGGGGCTTTTCTCCTTCGGTTTGTGGGAAGTCTGGCAGCTTTGGAACATGGACCGGGAAATCGCCCCCGTCTCCGCATCTCCCCAAACGTCCAAGCCATCGGCTCCGTCCGCGGCACCTCCTCCGGAAAAGGATTCGCCCGATTGGGTGGTATACGACCGCCACCCGAAGCGGGGACAAGTGTTCGGAAAGCTGATCATTCCCCGAATCGATGCGGAATTTCCCCTGGTGGAGGGGACGAAGGAGCCCCAGCTGCGCAAGGGAATCGGCCACGCGGAAACCAGCGTCCTTCCGGGGGAACCGGACACCTCGGTGATCGGCGGGCACCGGGAAACCCGGCTTCGGCAAATCGGAGAGCTGGAAAAAGGGGACTCCATTTATGTAGAAACGGAGGCGGGGCGGTTCACCTTCCGGGTGACCCGTTCATGGATTGCCGACAAATCGTACACCGTGGAATCCAACGGCAAAGGGCAGGCTAAACTGCTGCTCGTCACCTGCTATCCCTTTCACTACGTCGGCAACGCGCCCAAGCGCTATCTCGTCGAAGCAAAACTGACCCGAATCACTCCCAATTCCTGA
- a CDS encoding DUF2512 family protein → MNGLLKFILYSAILYTVDFLSAEVHYEPRWLPALVALFLAVVGHFADRWVLPWTGDPLAVLLGGGFMVFTLWAAAYLFPDSEVTPDGALLAGVLLGIAEYGMHRLLVSTSK, encoded by the coding sequence GTGAACGGGTTGCTGAAATTTATTCTCTACAGCGCCATCTTGTACACCGTGGACTTCCTCTCCGCCGAAGTCCACTACGAGCCCCGGTGGCTCCCTGCGCTGGTGGCCCTGTTTCTGGCCGTTGTGGGCCACTTTGCCGATCGCTGGGTGTTGCCCTGGACAGGGGATCCCCTGGCCGTTCTGTTGGGGGGAGGATTCATGGTATTCACCCTTTGGGCGGCAGCCTATCTGTTTCCGGATTCCGAGGTGACCCCGGACGGAGCGTTGCTGGCCGGCGTTTTGTTGGGCATCGCGGAGTACGGGATGCACCGGCTGCTTGTGTCGACATCCAAATGA